The following are encoded together in the Actinoplanes sp. N902-109 genome:
- a CDS encoding Clp protease N-terminal domain-containing protein yields MTSAVRLDDLIEDIKRNHTDALEQLSGAVLAADHLGDVADHLIGHFVDQARRSGASWTDIGHSMGVSKQAAQKRFVPKGETPAEQFSRYTGRARKVIVTAQEEARTAGNDQIGVVHLLLALVADPSAIATRTITALGVPVDAVREAATAALPEQTDHVAHLIPFSPAAKKAIELTFRESLRLQSSTISTGHILLALLELEDGDGLLSSLGITKATAEAAVTAALTAEPTE; encoded by the coding sequence ATGACTTCAGCGGTTCGCCTCGACGACCTGATCGAGGACATCAAGAGGAATCACACCGACGCGCTCGAGCAGCTCTCCGGCGCGGTGCTGGCTGCCGACCACCTGGGCGACGTCGCCGATCATCTGATCGGGCACTTCGTCGACCAGGCGCGGCGCTCCGGCGCGTCGTGGACCGACATCGGGCACAGCATGGGGGTGTCGAAGCAAGCCGCGCAGAAACGCTTTGTCCCCAAGGGAGAGACCCCGGCGGAGCAGTTCTCCCGCTACACCGGCCGGGCGCGCAAGGTCATAGTCACGGCTCAGGAGGAGGCCCGCACCGCCGGCAACGATCAGATCGGTGTCGTGCATCTGCTCCTGGCACTGGTGGCCGACCCGTCCGCAATCGCGACGCGCACAATCACCGCCCTGGGGGTTCCGGTCGACGCCGTGCGCGAGGCCGCCACTGCCGCCCTACCCGAGCAGACCGACCACGTCGCCCACCTGATCCCGTTCAGCCCCGCTGCCAAGAAGGCCATCGAGCTGACCTTCCGCGAATCCCTGCGCCTGCAGAGCAGCACCATCAGCACCGGGCACATCCTGCTGGCCCTGCTCGAGCTCGAGGACGGCGACGGGTTGCTCTCCAGCCTCGGCATCACCAAGGCCACCGCCGAGGCGGCCGTCACCGCCGCCCTGACTGCGGAGCCAACGGAATAG
- a CDS encoding endo alpha-1,4 polygalactosaminidase: MSEKEPICFYYGNGKLTELCAYPRVVLQPEFYSSEELAYLKEQGVQPLGYLTLSEDQGPPAVWQRPEKNPDWGGHFVYVGHPQWVEHVVGQARAAMAAGFDGLFLDTLNVELTFPEDVPHLLTLVAAIRAEAKPAYMLANRGFGMLPRLAELVDGVVFESFSARWTDDGYAPWPPDVLEFHAQIAEQLLRLELDLYALDYADTPGLTDFAVRRARMFGMQCVVSDRALSRV; this comes from the coding sequence ATGAGTGAGAAGGAGCCGATCTGCTTCTACTACGGGAACGGCAAACTCACCGAGCTGTGTGCCTATCCGCGGGTGGTGCTGCAGCCGGAGTTCTACTCCAGTGAGGAATTGGCGTACCTCAAGGAGCAGGGCGTGCAACCGCTCGGCTATCTGACGTTGTCGGAAGACCAGGGGCCGCCGGCGGTATGGCAACGTCCGGAGAAGAACCCCGACTGGGGCGGTCATTTCGTCTACGTCGGCCACCCCCAGTGGGTCGAGCATGTGGTCGGCCAGGCCCGCGCTGCCATGGCCGCTGGTTTCGACGGTCTGTTCCTGGACACCCTCAATGTCGAGCTCACCTTCCCCGAGGACGTGCCGCACCTGCTCACCCTGGTCGCCGCCATCCGTGCCGAGGCCAAACCGGCCTACATGCTGGCCAACCGTGGCTTCGGCATGCTGCCCCGGCTGGCCGAACTCGTTGACGGCGTGGTCTTCGAGTCCTTCTCGGCCCGCTGGACCGACGACGGCTATGCTCCCTGGCCGCCCGACGTGCTGGAGTTCCACGCCCAGATCGCCGAGCAGCTGCTCCGCCTGGAGCTTGACCTGTACGCGCTGGACTACGCGGACACGCCTGGCCTTACCGACTTCGCCGTCCGCCGGGCCCGCATGTTCGGCATGCAGTGCGTGGTGAGCGACCGCGCCCTGTCCCGCGTCTGA
- a CDS encoding PDZ domain-containing protein, which yields MGTNRRGVLLLVGALVTALLGLAVGTFPLPYVALEPGPTVDTLGTDQGKEVITVTGADVSDSAGQLRLTTIQVRTRLSLGQAIDAWTDSGRAMVPRDVVYPPGQTTQEIDRKNSQDFKDSETSAEKIAREKIGKPFQVSFDLDRIGGPSAGLMFTLGIIDKLTPADLTGGRIIAGTGTIDDAGTVGRIGGIPQKLLGAKAAGAQLFLVPAGNCAEAARNAVPGLPMAEVGTVDDALTALRTFAAGGLPRQCATD from the coding sequence ATGGGTACGAACCGCCGTGGCGTCCTGCTGCTCGTCGGCGCCCTGGTCACCGCACTGCTGGGGCTCGCCGTGGGCACGTTCCCGCTGCCGTACGTGGCGCTGGAGCCGGGCCCGACGGTGGACACGCTCGGCACCGACCAGGGCAAGGAAGTGATCACGGTGACCGGCGCCGACGTGTCGGACTCCGCGGGGCAGCTGCGGCTGACCACGATCCAGGTCCGCACCCGGTTGTCGCTGGGTCAGGCGATCGATGCCTGGACCGATTCCGGGCGCGCGATGGTGCCGCGCGATGTGGTCTACCCGCCGGGGCAGACGACGCAGGAGATCGACCGGAAGAACAGCCAGGATTTCAAGGACTCCGAGACCAGTGCCGAGAAGATCGCCCGGGAGAAGATCGGCAAGCCGTTCCAGGTGTCGTTCGACCTGGACCGCATCGGTGGCCCCAGCGCCGGGCTGATGTTCACGCTGGGCATCATCGACAAGCTCACCCCGGCCGACCTGACCGGCGGCAGGATCATCGCGGGTACCGGCACGATCGACGACGCGGGCACGGTCGGCCGCATCGGTGGCATCCCGCAGAAGTTGCTGGGCGCCAAGGCGGCCGGTGCGCAGCTGTTCCTGGTGCCCGCCGGCAATTGCGCGGAGGCGGCCCGCAATGCCGTCCCGGGCCTGCCGATGGCCGAGGTCGGCACGGTCGACGACGCGCTCACCGCGCTCCGGACCTTCGCCGCCGGCGGCCTGCCCAGACAATGCGCGACTGACTAG
- a CDS encoding potassium-tellurite ethidium and proflavin transporter produces the protein MNGLRGRVTPNLFGVSFGFAGLAACWNQQVTVVADALWIVAGLVWLATIVAYGSQRPRDHHDPTFAPFLSLIAIVPMMMAVPLAAHVRVAGVALYLAGLIGTVLFGGWLSARWIVEDIPYARWHPGYFLPTVAGGLIAAQSAALLGYAPLAYLMLGFGVVCWLVLGSILLLRLFTQPTLAPGLLPTMAIEVAPPVVAGNAWFAINGRHADVVALMLAGYAMLMVLLQAGLVPLYRKAPFGPGWWAFSFAYAAVFADALQWLRAEDVPARAAWSYVLLTVISGWVLYLCVRTVLAMTRHTFLPPRT, from the coding sequence GTGAACGGATTGCGGGGGCGGGTCACGCCCAATCTCTTCGGTGTCTCCTTCGGCTTCGCCGGCCTTGCGGCCTGCTGGAACCAGCAGGTCACGGTCGTTGCGGACGCCTTGTGGATCGTCGCCGGTCTGGTGTGGCTGGCGACGATCGTCGCGTACGGGTCACAGCGGCCCCGTGATCACCACGATCCGACGTTCGCGCCGTTCCTGTCGTTGATCGCGATCGTGCCGATGATGATGGCGGTGCCGCTGGCCGCGCACGTGCGGGTCGCCGGGGTTGCGCTTTACCTCGCCGGATTGATCGGCACGGTGCTGTTCGGCGGTTGGCTCAGCGCGCGGTGGATCGTCGAGGACATACCGTACGCCCGTTGGCATCCCGGCTATTTTCTGCCGACGGTCGCCGGTGGGCTGATCGCGGCGCAGAGCGCGGCCCTGCTCGGGTACGCCCCGTTGGCGTACCTGATGCTCGGGTTCGGGGTGGTCTGCTGGCTGGTGCTGGGGTCGATCCTGCTGCTGCGCCTGTTCACTCAGCCCACGCTCGCTCCGGGGTTGCTGCCGACGATGGCGATCGAGGTGGCGCCGCCGGTGGTGGCCGGCAACGCCTGGTTCGCGATCAACGGCCGGCATGCCGACGTGGTGGCGCTGATGCTGGCCGGTTACGCGATGCTGATGGTGCTGCTGCAGGCCGGATTGGTGCCGTTGTACCGCAAGGCGCCGTTCGGTCCCGGCTGGTGGGCGTTCTCCTTCGCCTACGCCGCCGTGTTCGCCGATGCGCTGCAATGGTTGCGTGCCGAGGATGTACCCGCCCGGGCCGCGTGGAGCTATGTGTTGCTGACGGTCATCTCCGGCTGGGTTCTGTACCTCTGCGTCCGCACGGTGCTGGCCATGACCCGGCACACGTTCCTGCCGCCCCGGACCTGA